TGAAATGACAGAAAAGTGtagttatttttctataatagtTTACATTGtaatattgaatttgaaaaaaaaaaataatttcagacgGATTTGGAGCAAACGAAAGTTTTGCTTCGTAATCAAAGTCAGCAGTTTTTGTCTTTGGAACTGATGGCTACCAACATGTCCCTCCAGCAATGCCACAAAGATGGGACCACAACAAAGAATCAGTTAAGACTCCAGAATTTGGAGGTGCGATTAGTACAAACTAACATGAGGTTGGATTCTTGGTCAAGGCAAGCTGATATTTATCGCAGTACAGTGAAAACTACCATGTATAATTTTCAGGATGCTGTTTCCAATACATCTGGAAAGGTAGATGCTATGAAAGAGGAGTTACACGAATTTCAAACATACCTAAAAAGATTCATTCACAAACTTCCGAAAGGTtggttttttataataattagaatttcaacTATTACAATATccaaatatatcaatttattccatcttattttgatttgacaattgaaattttgtaacatttagaaTCTTGAAGAATTTTGTATCAACTATTCATTTAAGAATGTAGAATTCAGGCCATTTGATAGAAACTTGCCCCATTTCGGCAAGAAATGGTTTTTGGTAGGgtaattcaaagaaatattttttatgaataatgtcactccttattaatttttgaggaaggaaaattataacagaaggttgaatttttaaatagagattacttttataaatttaagtccTTTAACAAAGAttgtaatgtaattaatatataagttATGCAAAGTAAGTATACTAGAATTATTGCttaatcgaaaaatattattctacatTATTTCCAATTTACTATCATTTGGGATTTACtagattattaagattttttttaaaaaacgaaaaatatcaatataatacagggtgtttataaagtcccggacccattttgatgtttaataactcataatataataaagatagattaaaattaataacataaatggttagatagactcaaaaagtttcatgatccttgtcaatgaacttccacgtgtgcccccttcgtcgcacagagaatatcaagtcgatagtcaatttcacgccaggaagcggcaagcatgtcggcatccacagaggctattgcggttgtaattctggcttttagttcatcaatgttcgacacgatcctcctgtaaacattgtcctttataaatccccaaggaaaaaagtccagcggagttatatcaggtgatctgggtggccaaggaattggacctcctcgcccaatccatcttcctggaaaatggtcattcaaagaacgacgaacgatgataccccaatgaggtggtgcaccatcttgttgcaaaaagacatgtggctAAAGCTCTAatagttgtggaaatacgaagttttccaatatgtctaagtatacgactgatgagacagtcttttctgtaaaaaagaaaggcccAATGACTCGGTCGTGCATTAGTCCACACCACACATTAACCTTTGGGAAATCCCTTTGTGTCTCACGGTATTCACGGGGGTTTTCAGATCCCCATATGCACACATTATGGCGATTAACAATGCCAGAAACATGAAAGGATGCTTCGTCGGAGAACATTATGCGCGTCAGAAAATCAGCATCATCTTCTATCCTTCCTACCATATCTGTTGCAAACGCCATCGTCCTAGGTCTATCGTCCGGTTCCAAACCTTGAACAATTAGAACTTTGTATGTATGCAGtcttaattgtttcttaataacCTTGTACACCGTCGAAATTGGCATATTCAATTCTCTTGCCGCTGATCTCACAGATCTTCTAGGATTGTCTAAAAATGTCTGCCTGACACGCTCAACGTCAAAATCATTTGTGCTCTCCGTGCGACgaatattctccgtgcgacgaagggggcatacgtggaagttcattgacaagggtcatgaaactttttgagtctatctaaccatttatgttattaattttaatctgtctttattattttatgagttattaaacatcaaaatgggtccggaaCTTTATAAACACCTtgtatattgaatttaattttttatgcactttttttccttttaccatttaaaagtaccgtttaaaattttgatttgtaaatattatcaAAGATCTTGTATGATCTTAGACAACGATTCCCTTTATGATTCGATTGAGATTTATTAGAGATCACACACAgttttgcttattaattttttaaaaataacacttgaAATTAAAGGTATAtagttataacaaatttattgctaaaacaGTTTGTACCCAATATGGCCAGCTATACGAAAACTCAATTGAAGGAaatcagaaattgaaaaaattgcacGGTTTTCTAAGTTGTGCTTACATTACAAGCGATACATTCTcgccatatttaaaaattagttacaagTTTCAACAATAGATGACACTACTGATTCAAAAACGATCAAACAAAAGTTTCCGCTACATGCCAAAGTATTGCAACTGTAACATCCACACAGGTTATACAAACAATACCAAAATTTCTGTTACAAATGGTagctattttgaaaacattgctTTGTTGTTTCATTCAGTTTGCAGTTCCATCTATTGACAAGCTGAAGTTTGGAACTAAAACAGAATGCATAAATTCGTACATTTCTATCTTGgtatgcttttctttttattgagtTTTCAAATCATTGGCATTTCGTGAGATTTCAGTATATTGACGTACACTTGAAATCGTTTAACACTTAATATTTGAGAGCAAAAtgtatatagttaaaaaacaattgaattatatttactaaatcTTTCAGATTGTTCAACAGTTAAACGAAGTGGCCTTATTTTGATTCAAGCTCACTCAGCGCCTGTGGAAGTTTATTGCAATATGAACGAAGGAGGTAGGTCCTGGCTCGTAATTCAGAGAAGAATGGATGGAAGTTTAAACTTCTTCAAAAACTGGACAGAATACAAACGGGGCTTTGGTCATCCAGCAGAAGAATTCTGGATCGGTAATGAAGTTCTCCATCATCTAACATCTCCTTCAGATGTGGTACTCCATATTGACATGTGGGATCTTTTTGGAAGATATTGGTATGCAGAATATGACAGATTTCACGTGAAATCTGAATCAGATTTGTATTCATTGGAACTAGGAGAGTATTCTGGGAACGCGACTGATTCCTTTAGCCACCACTCTGGAATGGGGTTCAGTACCCATGACAGGGATAATGATGCATCAAGTGCCCATTGCGCGGTACATCATACAGGGGGATGGTGGTACCAGCATTGTCACAGAGCTGATTTGAATGGGCGGTATCCTTTGGGAATGACGTGGTATGATGAACGTAGTCACGACTGGCTGCAATTGCAACGGgttgaaatgaaaattgctccattttcagttataaagaaattaactcGTGAATGATTTTCACATAATCACGAAgcttagtgaaaaataaatttgctgcCAGCAAATCTTCACTTCAGATATTGTGAATTTGATtacgtttatattttttaaaggtatttctAACTTACACGTCTTATTCCTTCTAAactatgaatttttcaaaaaaaaagttttgttcactgtttaaaaaattattttgggcaTTATAGTGACTAATAAGTGTAGACTTTAAGCTcagatatttttgtattatgattaatttattagtaatagACTAAATCAGTTGTTATATTAGCGTGTAGCTAATTTTGGCACGTTGGAACAAATTCGATAAAACATTTCGAAAACTCTGCTACTCTTCAAAAAAACAATgagtttttgtttcaaaaactagttgtattataaattatattataaaggaATGTAAATAGAAGGTtttatatagataatttttaaaatgcagaacTTAGTGATCCCAGaccaaatacatttttttgtgttatttagaAAGTAGCAAAATGCAAATCCCATTTCTGAGCTGAATTACATTTCATTGTGCGGCATATTAACGTAgcactgttaatattttttttatgttattttgatGTCTTCATGGAtactgaaacaaaaaatctatgTACTATTTTCTAAGATTTAAACCACAATCATAAACTCAAATGATAACCTTGGTTTTGAATAGGtattcaaagagaaaaaaggTTGTTGTTTTATAGCTAATAACTGGATGATCATCTGtacagtgaataaaataaaacataggaacagaaaatattaattagtaatagaCAAGTAAAGTAATACATTTATGGTGTTGTTTTTGTGATAATCttattgatgttttttcaaatgaaatgtaTACCTGAGAGTTACATTCATAGATTGGCTGTTTGTTGTTGTAAGTTATTGATGTGCTGGAAAAATCGTCCTTTGTAAATGTCACACCTATTTCTTAGTTTTGTGTCATAATCAATTTAATCTAACTCTAGAcaatgtacagtccgcaaaaaaaaaaaagatatcaccctgaataactttcgttctaatgatccgattttcacgaactaagtgtcaatcttaatggttcctgggggtgacctcaaatatgctaattaattagtgctaactattaattaagttacgaaatcagacacaaaaacgtactttctctgaataaacatataNNNNNNNNNNNNNNNNNNNNNNNNNNNNNNNNNNNNNNNNNNNNNNNNNNNNNNNNNNNNNNNNNNNNNNNNNNNNNNNNNNNNNNNNNNNNNNNNNNNNNNNNNNNNNNNNNNNNNNNNNNNNNNNNNNNNNNNNNNNNNNNNNNNNNNNNNNNNNNNNNNNNNNNNNNNNNNNNNNNNNNNNNNNNNNNNNNNNNNNNNNNNNNNNNNNNNNNNNNNNNNNNNNNNNNNNNNNNNNNNNNNNNNNNNNNNNNNNNNNNNNNNNNNNNNNNNNNNNNNNNNNNNNNNNNNNNNNNNNNNNNNNNNNNNNNNNNNNNNNNNNNNNNNNNNNNNNNNNNNNNNNNNNNNNNNNNNNNNNNNNNNNNNNNNNNNNNNNNNNNNNNNNNNNNNNNNNNNNNNNNNNNNNNNNNNNNNNNNNNNNNNNNNNNNNNNNNNNNNNNNNNNNNNNNNNNNNNNNNNNNNNNNNNNNNNNNNNNNNNNNNNNNNNNNNNNNNNNNNNNNNNNNNNNNNNNNNNNNNNNNNNNNNNNNNNNNNNNNNNNNNNNNNNNNNNNNNNNNNNNNNNNNNNNNNNNNNNNNNNNNNNNNNNNNNNNNNNNNNNNNNNNNNNNNNNNNNNNNNNNNNNNNNNNNNNNNNNNNNNNNNNNNNNNNNNNNNNNNNNNNNNNNNNNNNNNNNNNNNNNNNNNNNNNNNNNNNNNNNNNNNNNNNNNNNNNNNNNNNNNNNNNNNNNNNNNNNNNNNNNNNNNNNNNNNNNNNNNNNNNNNNNNNNNNNNNNNNNNNNNNNNNNNNNNNNNNNNNNNNNNNNNNNNNNNNNNNNNNNNNNNNNNNNNNNNNNNNNNNNNNNNNNNNNNNNNNNNNNNNNNNNNNNNNNNNNNNNNNNNNNNNNNNNNNNNNNNNNNNNNNNNNNNNNNNNNNNNNNNNNNNNNNNNNNNNNNNNNNNNNNNNNNNNNNNNNNNNNNNNNNNNNNNNNNNNNNNNNNNNNNNNNNNNNNNNNNNNNNNNNNNNNNNNNNNNNNNNNNNNNNNNNNNNNNNNNNNNNNNNNNNNNNNNNNNNNNNNNNNNNNNNNNNNNNNNNNNNNNNNNNNNNNNNNNNNNNNNNNNNNNNNNNNNNNNNNNNNNNNNNNNNNNNNNNNNNNNNNNNNNNNNNNNNNNNNNNNNNNNNNNNNNNNNNNNNNNNNNNNNNNNNNNNNNNNNNNNNNNNNNNNNNNNNNNNNNNNNNNNNNNNNNNNNNNNNNNNNNNNNNNNNNNNNNNNNNNNNNNNNNNNNNNNNNNNNNNNNNNNNNNNNNNNNNNNNNNNNNNNNNNNNNNNNNNNNNNNNNNNNNNNNNNNNNNNNNNNNNNNNNNNNNNNNNNNNNNNNNNNNNNNNNNNNNNNNNNNNNNNNNNNNNNNNNNNNNNNNNNNNNNNNNNNNNNNNNNNNNNNNNNNNNNNNNNNNNNNNNNNNNNNNNNNNNNNNNNNNNNNNNNNNNNNNNNNNNNNNNNNNNNNNNNNNNNNNNNNNNNNNNNNNNNNNNNNNNNNNNNNNNNNNNNNNNNNNNNNNNNNNNNNNNNNNNNNNNNNNNNNNNNNNNNNNNNNNNNNNNNNNNNNNNNNNNNNNNNNNNNNNNNNNNNNNNNNNNNNNNNNNNNNNNNNNNNNNNNNNNNNNNNNNNNNNNNNNNNNNNNNNNNNNNNNNNNNNNNNNNNNNNNNNNNNNNNNNNNNNNNNNNNNNNNNNNNNNNNNNNNNNNNNNNNNNNNNNNNNNNNNNNNNNNNNNNNNNNNNNNNNNNNNNNNNNNNNNNNNNNNNNNNNNNNNNNNNNNNNNNNNNNNNNNNNNNNNNNNNNNNNNNNNNNNNNNNNNNNNNNNNNNNNNNNNNNNNNNNNNNNNNNNNNNNNNNNNNNNNNNNNNNNNNNNNNNNNNNNNNNNNNNNNNNNNNNNNNNNNNNNNNNNNNNNNNNNNNNNNNNNNNNNNNNNNNNNNNNNNNNNNNNNNNNNNNNNNNNNNNNNNNNNNNNNNNNNNNNNNNNNNNNNNNNNNNNNNNNNNNNNNNNNNNNNNNatgtttattcagagaaagtacgtttttgtgtctgatttcgtaacttaattaatagttagcactaattaattagcatatttgaggtcacccccaggaaccattaagattaacacttagttcgtgaaaatccgatcattagaacgaaagttattcagggtgatatcttttttttttttttgcggactgtacaatGGCACAAACACTAAAATCTTTGTTAATTGTTGTACATAAGAATACTTGTAAAATAAAGTTCATAAtcttaagcaattttttcacaaaatttattaaattaagttgaaattcTAGTTTATGactttcatttatatttgttttcttctttttttaatgatgggcacttggaactattgtccattgACCACAGAAAGtgctaactctcttttcgttacccagtgggcacctgtggcgatgCCATTGCGTTGGAGCAGCGTCGTCCACGTCTtactaccacaacccgtttatagggcgggtcacattcacacattcgcacacaaaggagaaaggacatagagcacagatagagagaaagaaacatccatgccttgcccgggattcgaatcctgaacctttctgatgcagggacagttccctgccccctacacaggccggtcggcactttcatttatattcaatgaTATGAACTTGATAGTGATCACAATTTATTCACTATTTTTCAGAATACATTGCAAAAATACTGGATCGAATCACCGTAAAGCGTACTGGTACTCGGGGGGCCggatttttttaaccttaaagaCAATTTTATCCGGAACgtgtttgaaacaaaaattctgatacatcgcgatttttacagtaataattaccgtaaaatccttGAATTACTctaatgaaatgttaattactataaaatttactgtataatattttacagtaaaaatggattctttggtaaaatggattttacagttgATGCACCcgaagtgccggtacttttaccttaatttgatacagaatttttttacaatgtagtgGGATTGGTttggttaataaatattttttatttctttgtttttattttgctgaaatatttcaaacctATGCTGagtataattatgaaataagatttaagaacttataattatgaaataagatttaagaacttaaagtaaaatagttGTAGTAGAAGTAAAAGTGTAcatacagaaattaaaatattggtaTAGAACATtggaaaagttaaaagaaaagtgGAATTGGTTTTGCTTGagtcaaatttatattgatttggATTTGTTATTGATttggttttgaaataattattttgtattttctttgttttcgttttgttaaaaaacttaaaaccaatgtttgatttaaaagcttatagatgaaaaaatctacttttagGCTGTTATCGCTCAAGAAGattaacttttgaaaagataataaatctcaacttttaagaaaatgaaattagttttttttaaccaaaactgagtttgatttgattattaagccatattaaatcatttttaaaataaattacttttctcgtgagtacaattataaattgtatatataatttattccttacaactaacaaaaattcttcttcttataattaaaatttttgtttttatttttcaatttcatttctttcaagaacacttaaaattaattattattcctaCTACTGTTCTATAGATAGTTACATTcttttgttacataattttcttCTGCTTATTCTTTCATCTGGTTTCTTTGAAGTCAGTGAAATTCAATAAACTATGACAAATAACAAAGAAAACGTTGAAACAAATCGATATTGGCAACCTCGTTTGAGTTTTTGTCAACATAATAAAACATCTGGCAAAATGTATtgattagaaaatgaaatacagCTTCTTTGTGACTGCTCTTTGTTTAGTATTGaagaataatactttttattgcattcaGAAATTTTAGACGGATTTCCCTCTTTTAAGGAACAAAGATTCTTTAATGTATAATTCAAAATCCTTTAAATGGTTAAACgaattttctttgtttgtcctcttttttaaagaattcgaAATCAATTCTAAAACTGGTTTGAAAATTGGCGAATTCAACGAGTTTTGAACAAGTAAGGCTACCATAGACAAGGATTTGccgctttcttttcttttgatgtacttttaaagaagttttcagattccagatattttctttttcctttcagtaaatagtcaaataagtattgttttttttactt
This window of the Parasteatoda tepidariorum isolate YZ-2023 chromosome 4, CAS_Ptep_4.0, whole genome shotgun sequence genome carries:
- the LOC107445091 gene encoding protein scabrous, with the translated sequence MWKLSMLVSALIVVGLSCLRGCWGSSRRLRYQLELMRSEQFRDRERIEILEKNLSHVRGERNVPDAVPAWLGDILEELNSEIGEVVTELRKREKVEAMLEGLQARHEQGFEQLRRLDELVKVIQEEQKSISRRAMLCNETALKTEEVVANSIDPWKEEGSGDLEEAFLIPTQTSPSLKKTEDNVKIYLDKAVQEFKSQQNLELQRLEQRMDHNLLSIKEAINKSKSGRNELIEECHKLITNMTDEFHSSITQMKNVSDSLSNVWKEVSQVEFNAAQYQAALDVLERDWAADNKKILDLQTDLEQTKVLLRNQSQQFLSLELMATNMSLQQCHKDGTTTKNQLRLQNLEVRLVQTNMRLDSWSRQADIYRSTVKTTMYNFQDAVSNTSGKVDAMKEELHEFQTYLKRFIHKLPKDCSTVKRSGLILIQAHSAPVEVYCNMNEGGRSWLVIQRRMDGSLNFFKNWTEYKRGFGHPAEEFWIGNEVLHHLTSPSDVVLHIDMWDLFGRYWYAEYDRFHVKSESDLYSLELGEYSGNATDSFSHHSGMGFSTHDRDNDASSAHCAVHHTGGWWYQHCHRADLNGRYPLGMTWYDERSHDWLQLQRVEMKIAPFSVIKKLTRE